From Gimesia panareensis, the proteins below share one genomic window:
- a CDS encoding alpha/beta hydrolase family protein codes for MTRIPFRPICLALTLIGLILQSSLVPAADKVQDRRKFLGPTAADKNLSDYFRFHTLRLANRSLANIKDLKTWDQKRKQYRQQLFEMLGLSPLPPKTDLHPQITGKIESDGFIVENITFQSRPGLYVTGNLYRPIKQEGKLPAILYVCGHGGVKKNGISYGNKVHYQHHGEWFARNGYVCLTIDTLQLGEIEGLHHGTYREGMWWWLSRGYTPAGVEAWNCIRALDYLQSRPEVDGEKLGVTGRSGGGAYSWWIAALDERIKAAVPVAGITNLKNHVIDGAVEGHCDCMFMVNTYQWDYAQVAALVAPRPLLISNTDKDSIFPLDGVVDVYRKAMHIYELYGAPEHLGLQITEGPHKDTQELRIHAFRWFNHFLKGDDSLIEMAATKFHTPEELRVFEQLPTDQKNAKIQESFVPTAKPQVPQDSAQWHQMTEKWKDLLLKKTFRAWPKKVEPNVKVQTATRDGLTLQTISFESQKYVPLKLFVVLPSQAKAPSQVTLNVLNQGEWDQFQAALAPLFPGIEAAKQAPDKSSAIFKEMLQRVQQEQTAMVYFTPRGVGLDQWNQDPRKQVQIRRRFYLLGQSLEGMQIWDIRQAIHHLQAQPEFRSANLTLKASGEAAALCLYASLFEKGISELELIGMPSSHQQGPALLNILRFMDLPQALGMAASRTPVKLKQVNPEDWKYSTQVGKQMGWQEKQLQIEK; via the coding sequence GCTCCCTCGTTCCAGCTGCAGACAAAGTTCAGGACCGCCGCAAATTTCTCGGTCCGACTGCTGCCGATAAAAACCTGAGCGACTATTTTCGCTTTCATACACTGCGTCTTGCCAATCGCAGCCTGGCGAATATCAAAGACCTTAAGACCTGGGATCAGAAACGGAAGCAGTATCGGCAACAGTTGTTCGAAATGCTGGGGCTTTCACCACTGCCCCCCAAAACGGATCTTCATCCACAAATCACCGGTAAAATTGAAAGCGACGGTTTCATCGTCGAAAACATCACCTTTCAGTCACGTCCCGGTCTCTACGTCACCGGCAACCTGTATCGCCCAATCAAACAGGAAGGGAAGCTCCCTGCAATTTTGTATGTCTGTGGTCATGGAGGCGTCAAAAAGAATGGCATCAGTTACGGAAATAAAGTGCATTACCAGCACCACGGCGAATGGTTCGCCCGCAATGGTTATGTTTGCCTGACGATCGACACTCTGCAACTGGGAGAAATCGAAGGACTGCATCATGGGACTTACCGGGAAGGGATGTGGTGGTGGCTCTCCCGGGGTTATACTCCTGCTGGTGTGGAAGCCTGGAACTGCATCCGGGCACTGGATTACCTGCAGTCCCGTCCGGAAGTGGATGGCGAAAAACTGGGAGTCACTGGTCGTTCCGGTGGCGGAGCCTACAGCTGGTGGATCGCCGCTCTGGATGAACGAATCAAAGCAGCAGTTCCGGTCGCCGGTATTACCAATCTCAAAAATCATGTCATCGACGGTGCCGTGGAAGGGCACTGCGACTGCATGTTCATGGTCAATACTTACCAGTGGGATTACGCCCAGGTCGCTGCCCTGGTCGCGCCGCGCCCCTTGTTGATCTCCAATACCGATAAAGACAGTATCTTTCCCCTGGATGGTGTGGTCGACGTCTATCGCAAGGCGATGCATATTTATGAATTGTATGGCGCCCCCGAACATCTGGGGCTGCAGATTACGGAAGGACCGCACAAAGACACCCAGGAACTCCGAATTCATGCGTTTCGCTGGTTCAATCATTTCCTCAAAGGCGATGATTCCCTGATCGAAATGGCTGCGACGAAATTTCACACTCCTGAGGAATTACGCGTCTTTGAGCAACTGCCGACCGATCAGAAGAATGCCAAAATTCAGGAATCGTTTGTGCCCACTGCCAAACCACAGGTTCCGCAGGATTCAGCCCAATGGCATCAGATGACTGAAAAATGGAAAGACCTGCTGTTGAAAAAGACCTTCCGGGCCTGGCCAAAAAAGGTCGAGCCGAATGTTAAAGTACAAACGGCAACGCGTGACGGACTCACCCTGCAGACAATCTCGTTTGAGAGTCAAAAATACGTTCCCCTGAAACTGTTTGTGGTTCTCCCCAGCCAGGCCAAAGCACCTTCTCAGGTCACCTTGAACGTATTGAACCAGGGAGAGTGGGATCAGTTTCAGGCGGCTCTGGCACCACTGTTCCCTGGAATTGAAGCAGCAAAACAAGCTCCGGACAAATCTTCCGCGATCTTTAAAGAAATGCTGCAGCGTGTTCAACAGGAGCAGACCGCCATGGTCTATTTCACACCGCGTGGTGTCGGCCTCGATCAATGGAATCAGGATCCACGTAAACAGGTACAGATCCGTCGCCGTTTCTATCTGCTGGGCCAGTCTCTGGAAGGCATGCAGATCTGGGATATTCGCCAGGCAATTCATCACTTGCAGGCACAACCGGAATTCCGGTCGGCTAACCTCACACTCAAAGCCAGCGGAGAAGCAGCTGCTCTCTGCCTGTATGCCTCTCTCTTTGAAAAAGGGATCAGTGAGCTGGAACTGATCGGCATGCCCTCTTCGCATCAACAGGGACCTGCACTCTTGAACATTCTCCGATTCATGGACCTGCCACAGGCACTCGGAATGGCTGCCAGCCGCACCCCGGTCAAATTGAAACAGGTGAATCCGGAAGACTGGAAATACTCGACTCAGGTCGGCAAGCAGATGGGCTGGCAGGAAAAACAACTGCAAATCGAGAAGTAA
- the hemQ gene encoding hydrogen peroxide-dependent heme synthase, which produces MNRPPHTSAPLPDPTANMTEGWHCLHLYYRVDQGVLNQLDQSTRDAGRKELAALLDPDRENAPVRIQTSVVSGHKADLQVLIMDPDPIKIDGIKQAIRSCGVGPALIPTYSFVSITEISEYVPTLEQYADKLKQEGTDPESPAFQAKLKAYEGRLPAMNQQRIYPEFPDFPVCTFYPMNKSRVPGANWYMEQFSNRYSMMAEHGLSGMKFAGRVVQVITASTGFDDWEWGVTLWGRAPEPIKEIVYTMRFDKASAKYAEFGPFYLSYILPPEEAIAHLKL; this is translated from the coding sequence GTGAACCGTCCTCCACATACATCCGCACCTCTTCCTGATCCGACCGCCAACATGACCGAAGGCTGGCACTGCCTGCACCTCTATTATCGCGTTGACCAGGGAGTTTTGAACCAGCTTGATCAGTCAACCCGCGACGCCGGTCGCAAAGAACTGGCAGCATTGCTGGATCCCGACCGGGAGAATGCTCCCGTACGGATCCAGACATCTGTCGTTTCCGGTCACAAAGCCGATTTGCAGGTACTGATCATGGATCCGGATCCGATCAAGATCGATGGCATTAAGCAAGCCATTCGATCCTGTGGGGTGGGTCCCGCGCTCATTCCCACCTATTCTTTTGTGTCGATCACTGAGATCTCCGAGTATGTTCCCACACTTGAGCAGTACGCAGATAAACTGAAGCAGGAAGGCACTGATCCAGAGAGTCCTGCCTTTCAGGCGAAGCTCAAAGCCTATGAAGGGCGTCTGCCAGCGATGAACCAGCAGCGGATTTATCCCGAATTTCCAGACTTCCCGGTCTGTACATTCTACCCGATGAATAAATCACGTGTGCCCGGGGCAAACTGGTACATGGAGCAATTCAGCAATCGCTACAGTATGATGGCCGAACATGGCCTGAGCGGAATGAAGTTCGCCGGTCGGGTCGTCCAGGTGATTACTGCCTCAACCGGCTTTGATGACTGGGAATGGGGGGTCACACTCTGGGGCCGGGCACCAGAGCCAATTAAGGAAATCGTATATACGATGCGGTTCGATAAAGCCTCAGCCAAATATGCTGAATTCGGCCCCTTCTATCTCAGCTATATTTTGCCCCCGGAAGAAGCAATCGCCCATCTCAAACTCTGA
- a CDS encoding DUF1571 domain-containing protein, translating into MMRMLKQRSKQQLPNMLASAILSAAIGVLYFSYDPAPADADPNDMAIAAAKPIPVPVIAYKPTEFSEPNQEIKQDGKTQVPQQPGTLTGRMALLMNQLLLEKGCRLLDTVPDYTATFSKQECVGGELSDNQVINLKCRHKPFSVYMKWVVGDKGQELLYVDGENDQKMLVKMGGLKGRLVPTLKLDPHGSLAMQESRYPITKAGIRALAEEIIGFRKKDLEENLNTECVMLSNQKFDGKDCFCFIAHFANAKESPTYRKSVIYIDQKTCLPVFVRGFGWPQDKLASASPEELDELTLIESYSFTDINLKSELATADFSEANSDYRFRR; encoded by the coding sequence ATGATGCGCATGCTTAAACAAAGGTCAAAACAACAACTCCCGAATATGCTGGCATCCGCCATTTTGTCTGCAGCAATTGGTGTGTTGTACTTCAGCTACGACCCTGCTCCGGCAGATGCCGACCCCAACGATATGGCGATTGCAGCTGCCAAGCCGATTCCGGTTCCGGTGATTGCCTACAAACCAACTGAGTTCTCTGAACCAAATCAGGAAATCAAGCAGGACGGGAAAACACAAGTGCCACAGCAGCCTGGTACTTTGACCGGGCGGATGGCCCTTCTGATGAACCAACTGTTGCTGGAGAAAGGATGTCGTCTGCTGGACACGGTTCCCGACTACACAGCGACCTTTTCCAAACAGGAATGCGTTGGTGGAGAGCTTTCGGATAATCAGGTGATCAACCTGAAATGCCGTCACAAACCTTTCAGTGTTTATATGAAATGGGTAGTAGGCGATAAAGGGCAGGAACTGTTATACGTAGATGGTGAAAACGATCAGAAAATGCTGGTGAAAATGGGCGGACTGAAAGGTCGCCTGGTCCCTACTCTGAAGCTGGATCCGCATGGTTCGCTCGCAATGCAGGAATCGCGATACCCGATTACCAAGGCCGGTATCAGAGCACTTGCCGAAGAGATCATTGGTTTCCGTAAGAAAGATCTCGAAGAGAATCTGAACACGGAATGTGTGATGCTCAGTAATCAGAAATTCGATGGAAAAGACTGTTTCTGTTTCATCGCGCACTTTGCCAACGCGAAAGAATCGCCGACTTATCGCAAATCCGTGATCTACATTGATCAGAAAACCTGTTTGCCTGTATTCGTACGCGGATTTGGCTGGCCACAGGATAAGCTGGCTTCTGCTTCACCCGAAGAACTGGATGAACTGACTCTGATCGAATCGTATTCGTTTACCGATATCAATCTGAAATCAGAACTGGCTACTGCTGATTTCAGTGAAGCCAACTCCGATTATCGTTTCCGCCGCTAA
- a CDS encoding sugar phosphate isomerase/epimerase family protein, with product MNLDLSCGRIGVKADQKQAIDYATQYGFEAVVPEAGYLGKLSDSQLDELKAEMKEKKLVFSAAGMPVDFRNEESKFQQGLQSLPAYATALERAGVTRTGTWLMPTHAELTYNANFKRHAKRLKAVSRILADHGLRFGLEYVGPKTLWSSKKYPFIHSMPEAQELIAAIDVKGVGLILDSWHWYTAHETKDDILSLTNDQIVAVDLNDAPKGLEIDQQIDQKRELPMATGVIDLASFLNALNQIRYDGPVRAEPFNAELRKMPADQAVAATATAMKKAFALIN from the coding sequence ATGAATCTTGATCTCTCCTGTGGTCGCATTGGTGTGAAAGCAGACCAGAAACAGGCAATTGATTATGCAACCCAGTACGGCTTCGAAGCAGTTGTTCCTGAAGCCGGATATCTGGGAAAACTCTCTGACAGTCAGTTGGACGAATTAAAAGCAGAGATGAAAGAGAAAAAGCTGGTCTTCAGTGCTGCCGGGATGCCCGTTGATTTTCGGAATGAAGAGTCCAAATTCCAGCAGGGGCTGCAGTCACTGCCGGCTTATGCGACCGCACTGGAACGGGCGGGCGTCACCCGCACGGGAACCTGGCTGATGCCCACCCACGCTGAGCTGACCTACAACGCTAACTTCAAACGGCATGCGAAGCGTTTAAAGGCGGTTTCCCGGATCCTCGCCGATCACGGTCTGCGGTTCGGTCTGGAATACGTAGGTCCCAAGACACTCTGGTCGAGTAAAAAGTACCCGTTTATTCACTCCATGCCGGAAGCACAGGAGTTAATCGCCGCAATCGATGTCAAAGGTGTCGGTCTGATTCTGGACAGCTGGCACTGGTATACGGCTCACGAAACAAAGGACGATATTCTGTCACTCACCAATGACCAGATCGTCGCCGTCGATTTGAACGATGCCCCGAAAGGACTGGAAATTGACCAACAGATTGACCAGAAACGTGAACTGCCGATGGCAACCGGTGTCATCGATCTGGCCTCCTTCCTGAACGCCTTGAACCAGATTCGCTATGACGGCCCGGTCCGTGCAGAACCTTTCAACGCAGAACTCCGGAAAATGCCAGCCGATCAGGCCGTCGCCGCAACGGCAACAGCAATGAAGAAAGCGTTTGCCTTAATCAACTGA
- a CDS encoding YdjY domain-containing protein — translation MKQSYLRIRSACFLLFIFVGGLCLQAAEPVKKNITEKQSEQPEAKGEKQDQSDLVPLNKQKTVLLDLKHKKLYLKTHVCLVEGVLEMLCCKKQTKEHESILSIDSSAKAIHAGLLAMGAQAGTPVKFTPKFQPPTGQKLDLILEWKDKAGKVHREQAQKWIRSSTSRYFTAKLDQLPPGVVIDKKTELRYDDKYKELIWFGEMTKKERDQFLAKSDNKTYQAAIKKFYEKTRPRLMEADWVFAGSGFSIDEMTGEKYYHAESGDLICVANFPTAIIDVSIESSASGEGNLLFEANKVKIPPRGTPVTIEISIAKEKPSTEKSVD, via the coding sequence ATGAAGCAATCCTATTTAAGAATCCGGTCTGCATGTTTTTTACTGTTTATTTTCGTGGGAGGGCTGTGTTTGCAGGCGGCTGAGCCAGTTAAAAAAAATATAACTGAGAAGCAGTCAGAGCAGCCCGAAGCAAAAGGGGAAAAGCAGGATCAAAGTGATCTGGTCCCCCTTAATAAACAGAAAACGGTGCTGTTGGATCTGAAGCATAAAAAACTCTACCTGAAAACGCATGTCTGTCTGGTGGAAGGCGTGCTGGAGATGCTGTGCTGCAAGAAGCAGACGAAAGAACATGAGTCGATTCTTTCCATCGACTCGTCAGCAAAAGCGATCCACGCGGGACTGCTGGCAATGGGGGCCCAAGCGGGAACCCCGGTTAAGTTCACTCCGAAGTTTCAGCCGCCGACAGGCCAGAAGCTGGATCTTATCCTGGAGTGGAAAGATAAAGCGGGAAAAGTACATCGCGAACAGGCACAGAAATGGATTCGTTCCTCGACCTCCCGTTACTTTACGGCAAAGCTGGATCAACTGCCGCCCGGTGTGGTCATCGATAAGAAAACAGAACTGCGGTACGACGACAAGTATAAAGAGCTGATCTGGTTTGGTGAAATGACCAAAAAGGAACGGGATCAGTTCCTTGCGAAGTCTGACAACAAAACCTACCAGGCAGCGATTAAAAAATTCTACGAAAAGACCCGGCCCCGACTGATGGAAGCGGACTGGGTCTTTGCCGGCAGCGGCTTCTCGATCGATGAGATGACCGGAGAAAAGTATTATCACGCCGAAAGTGGGGATCTGATCTGCGTCGCTAACTTTCCAACCGCGATTATCGATGTCAGCATCGAAAGCTCTGCCTCCGGCGAAGGAAATCTGCTGTTCGAAGCGAACAAGGTCAAAATTCCCCCGCGGGGCACACCGGTGACGATTGAAATTTCGATTGCCAAAGAGAAGCCCTCAACAGAAAAATCAGTTGATTAA
- a CDS encoding alpha/beta fold hydrolase, with the protein MVEPVIQEFAASDNYRLKGRVWIPEKDSVRGTLVVLHGIQSHSGWYEASCRQLCEEGYQVFFFDRRGSGLNREQRGDAPHWQRLVQDVVQILTWVRADRASGEATPLILQAMSWGAKLAVVVASLRPDLMDGVALLYPGIKARIRPNSLQKLQLKLAEKLGVRQKRVEIPLNDPVLFTGDPGWQSFIRNDPLALHEVTVSFLLANRELDRLVDRSAEQMTCPVFCQLAGNDQIIDHRATEAWFHQIRSEHKRLISYPSARHTLEFEPQREQIVADYADWLAGFAASAKI; encoded by the coding sequence ATGGTAGAACCCGTCATACAGGAATTTGCGGCCTCTGATAATTACCGGCTGAAAGGTCGTGTCTGGATCCCAGAAAAGGATTCAGTAAGGGGAACACTGGTTGTGTTACACGGAATTCAGAGCCATTCCGGTTGGTATGAAGCTTCCTGTCGACAGCTTTGTGAGGAAGGTTATCAGGTTTTCTTTTTTGACCGCCGGGGATCGGGGCTGAATCGGGAACAGCGTGGCGATGCGCCGCATTGGCAGCGTCTGGTGCAGGATGTGGTGCAGATCTTAACCTGGGTGCGTGCTGACAGAGCCTCGGGAGAGGCTACACCGCTAATTCTGCAGGCCATGAGTTGGGGGGCAAAACTGGCGGTAGTCGTGGCTTCTCTGCGACCGGATCTGATGGATGGAGTAGCGCTGCTCTACCCCGGGATCAAAGCACGCATCAGGCCGAACAGTTTACAGAAGCTGCAGTTGAAACTGGCCGAAAAACTGGGAGTGCGTCAGAAACGAGTCGAAATACCGCTTAATGATCCAGTTTTGTTTACAGGAGACCCCGGTTGGCAGAGTTTTATCCGCAACGATCCACTGGCGCTGCATGAGGTCACTGTCTCTTTCCTATTGGCAAACCGGGAACTGGACCGACTGGTGGATCGGTCTGCCGAGCAGATGACCTGTCCTGTATTCTGTCAACTGGCGGGAAATGATCAGATTATCGATCACCGGGCCACTGAAGCCTGGTTTCACCAGATCAGATCAGAACACAAGCGCCTGATTTCATATCCCTCCGCACGGCATACACTGGAATTTGAACCGCAGCGGGAGCAGATTGTGGCAGATTACGCAGACTGGCTGGCGGGATTCGCTGCTTCCGCCAAGATCTGA
- a CDS encoding O-acetyl-ADP-ribose deacetylase — translation MIVQFGSARIELVLGDITTQRVDAIVNAANAMLAGGGGVDGAIHNAAGPEIMAELKRRYPDGCPTGSAVETTAGNLNAKYIFHAVGPIWRGGGNQERELLQSAYQTCLSLGEKLQCRSLAFPSISTGVYGYPVDLAADVALKTVATRLESTNQLEVVKFVLFDQGTFGGYARVLETMLV, via the coding sequence ATGATCGTACAGTTTGGATCTGCCCGGATTGAGCTGGTTCTGGGAGATATTACCACACAACGGGTTGATGCCATCGTCAATGCCGCGAATGCCATGCTCGCCGGGGGCGGAGGTGTGGATGGTGCGATCCATAACGCAGCCGGTCCGGAAATCATGGCCGAACTCAAGCGACGTTATCCGGATGGATGCCCGACGGGCAGCGCCGTAGAAACGACTGCTGGAAACCTGAACGCGAAATATATCTTTCATGCGGTGGGGCCGATCTGGAGGGGCGGTGGAAATCAGGAGAGAGAGCTCCTGCAGTCCGCCTATCAGACCTGTCTTTCGCTGGGGGAAAAACTACAGTGTCGAAGTCTGGCCTTTCCTTCCATCAGCACAGGAGTTTATGGATATCCGGTTGATCTCGCCGCTGATGTCGCGCTGAAGACTGTTGCGACACGGCTGGAGTCTACCAATCAACTGGAAGTCGTCAAATTCGTCCTGTTCGATCAGGGGACATTCGGCGGTTATGCCCGAGTTTTAGAAACGATGCTTGTCTGA
- a CDS encoding glycosyltransferase, protein MIKVSLLIPTLDQSGAEKQLALLATSLPRDEFDVQVIALTRGGPYAEVLKQHDIPVTILKKRFKFDPLAYRALKKTLQQQQPDILHTWLFAANSYGRMAVKRLPASQKVPKVIVSERCVDSWKSNWQHSIDRRLLPQTALLVGNSQGVIDFYREQGVPESLLRVVRNGIVLPDTTVDETTRKQLYQEYDIPTEARLIAFVGRLARQKRVEDLLWALQLIRQMNENVILLLIGDGPERAKLEQLAYKYTVTPNVRFLGHRTDVDQLFPLFEVFELASDFEGQSNSIMEAMSYGIPVVASDIPPNRELVVHGETGFLTSVGDSTGFAQYAERILADPQLAQDLGNAARKRMQEEFSVAKMVKGYAKLYREVLL, encoded by the coding sequence GTGATTAAAGTCAGTCTTCTTATCCCGACTCTGGATCAGTCTGGTGCCGAAAAGCAGCTCGCTCTGCTGGCGACCTCTTTACCCCGAGATGAGTTTGATGTTCAGGTCATTGCGTTGACCAGGGGAGGCCCATACGCTGAAGTACTCAAACAGCATGATATCCCGGTCACCATCCTGAAAAAACGGTTCAAATTCGATCCGCTGGCTTACCGCGCCTTGAAAAAAACACTTCAACAGCAGCAACCCGATATTCTGCACACCTGGCTCTTTGCAGCCAATTCGTATGGCAGAATGGCTGTCAAACGTCTGCCCGCTTCTCAGAAGGTCCCCAAAGTCATCGTCTCAGAACGCTGCGTTGATTCCTGGAAGAGCAACTGGCAGCACAGCATCGACCGCCGTCTGTTACCACAAACCGCTCTCCTGGTTGGGAACTCGCAGGGGGTCATCGACTTTTACCGGGAGCAGGGAGTACCTGAATCACTGCTGAGGGTAGTACGGAACGGGATTGTACTCCCGGACACAACTGTCGATGAAACGACACGCAAACAATTATACCAGGAATATGATATTCCCACCGAAGCACGACTGATCGCCTTTGTGGGACGACTGGCCCGCCAGAAACGGGTTGAGGACCTGCTCTGGGCTCTGCAGCTGATTCGTCAGATGAACGAAAATGTGATCCTGCTGCTCATTGGAGACGGTCCCGAACGGGCTAAACTGGAACAGCTGGCTTACAAATATACGGTCACACCCAATGTGCGGTTTCTGGGGCACCGAACCGATGTCGATCAGCTCTTCCCCTTATTCGAGGTCTTTGAGCTTGCCAGTGATTTTGAGGGACAGTCGAACAGCATCATGGAAGCCATGTCCTATGGCATCCCTGTGGTCGCCAGTGATATTCCCCCCAACAGGGAACTGGTCGTACATGGTGAAACAGGTTTTTTGACGTCTGTGGGAGACAGTACCGGTTTTGCGCAATATGCTGAACGCATCCTGGCTGACCCGCAGCTGGCTCAAGATTTAGGAAACGCCGCTCGAAAAAGGATGCAGGAGGAATTCAGTGTCGCTAAAATGGTAAAAGGCTATGCTAAACTGTATCGAGAAGTCCTCCTGTAG
- the asnB gene encoding asparagine synthase (glutamine-hydrolyzing), giving the protein MCGITGTSWTTREKNISPLVLRSMTSVLSHRGPDDAGGYHSDLTRKSFLFDDESHLTDFTPSSETGAALGHRRLSIIDLGTGHQPLCNEDGTIWIAFNGEIYNYQELRNELVQQGHQFKTESDTEVIVHLYEEQGPACVERLRGMFAFGIWDERRQRLLLARDRIGQKPLFYREEPGRLSFASELKSLLQLPNASREVDPHAIDLFLAYQYVPHPWSILKGYHKLPPAHRAIYEQGHLTVERYWTPPYQDPQSRTDLQFKSPQEWSQALRHTLTESVRIRMRSDVPLGAFLSGGIDSTIIAGLMQSMSERPVHTFSIGFPVKQFDERSYAREAAKMLGTEHHEYVVEPEALEMLPRLAWHYDEPFADSSAIPTMYLSQVTRQEVTVSLSGDGGDELFAGYDRYRAVALSQWFDRLPGFIKKTMTASIWQKLPASVEQKSFRRRVKRFLAGLAVPPERRYLKWVGIFDTERRLEMYTPDFREQLQSFDADQFLLDAYQLCPDRDFVTRTTATDVLTYLPCDILTKVDIASMAHSLECRSPFLDHHVAELAAVMPLDLKMHKGRGKQILVDTFADLLPESIQTRKKMGFGVPLNHWFRNELKPLLHDVLLDQRAIDRQIFNRAAVEQLISEHQNQQWDHSARLWSLLVLEMWFRTFIDPVSIPDHFPEAALV; this is encoded by the coding sequence ATGTGTGGAATTACCGGAACCTCGTGGACCACACGGGAAAAGAATATCTCGCCACTGGTACTCCGCAGTATGACCAGTGTCCTGTCCCATCGGGGTCCCGATGATGCGGGCGGCTATCATTCCGATCTGACGCGTAAATCATTTCTGTTTGATGATGAAAGTCACCTCACTGATTTCACTCCGAGTTCAGAAACAGGGGCTGCACTGGGACATCGCCGCCTGTCGATCATTGACCTGGGAACCGGACATCAGCCTCTCTGTAATGAAGATGGGACCATCTGGATCGCTTTCAACGGCGAGATCTATAACTATCAGGAACTGAGAAACGAACTGGTACAACAGGGGCACCAGTTCAAAACCGAGTCCGACACCGAAGTCATCGTCCATCTCTATGAAGAGCAGGGCCCCGCCTGCGTGGAACGCCTGCGGGGCATGTTCGCTTTCGGTATCTGGGATGAGCGTCGCCAGCGTCTCCTGCTGGCACGCGATCGCATCGGACAGAAACCCCTGTTTTACCGGGAAGAACCGGGACGGTTGAGTTTTGCCAGTGAGCTCAAATCACTCCTGCAGCTTCCTAATGCCAGTCGGGAAGTGGATCCGCATGCGATCGACCTGTTTCTCGCTTATCAATATGTGCCACACCCCTGGTCAATCCTCAAAGGCTATCACAAGCTCCCCCCCGCGCACCGCGCCATTTATGAACAGGGACACCTCACGGTCGAACGGTACTGGACGCCTCCTTACCAGGATCCCCAGTCACGAACGGACCTGCAGTTCAAGTCACCGCAGGAATGGTCCCAGGCACTGCGTCACACACTGACAGAATCCGTCCGCATTCGCATGCGGAGTGATGTTCCGCTGGGTGCGTTCCTCTCCGGGGGAATCGATTCGACCATCATTGCCGGGTTGATGCAGAGCATGTCCGAACGCCCCGTGCACACTTTTTCAATCGGCTTCCCGGTAAAACAGTTTGACGAGCGGAGCTATGCCCGCGAAGCAGCGAAAATGCTGGGAACCGAGCATCACGAATATGTTGTTGAGCCCGAAGCCCTCGAAATGTTGCCACGTCTAGCCTGGCATTACGATGAACCATTCGCCGACAGCAGCGCCATTCCCACCATGTACCTTTCGCAGGTCACACGCCAGGAAGTGACTGTTTCCCTCTCGGGAGACGGAGGCGACGAACTGTTTGCCGGCTATGACCGCTATCGTGCTGTCGCACTTTCACAATGGTTTGATCGCCTCCCGGGGTTCATCAAAAAAACAATGACCGCCTCGATTTGGCAGAAACTGCCCGCCTCGGTCGAACAGAAATCATTCCGTCGCCGGGTCAAACGATTCCTGGCAGGGCTCGCAGTCCCCCCCGAACGCCGCTACCTGAAATGGGTTGGCATTTTCGACACCGAACGACGTCTGGAGATGTATACCCCGGACTTTCGGGAGCAATTGCAGAGTTTCGACGCCGACCAGTTCCTGCTGGATGCCTATCAGCTTTGCCCCGATCGAGATTTTGTAACTCGCACCACAGCCACCGACGTCCTGACGTACCTCCCCTGTGACATCCTGACCAAGGTCGACATCGCCAGCATGGCACACAGTCTGGAATGCCGCAGTCCGTTTCTGGATCACCATGTTGCGGAACTCGCGGCTGTCATGCCACTGGACCTGAAAATGCATAAAGGACGTGGCAAACAGATTCTGGTCGACACCTTTGCCGATCTGCTGCCCGAATCAATTCAGACCCGCAAGAAAATGGGCTTCGGCGTTCCCCTCAACCACTGGTTCCGCAACGAACTGAAACCGCTGCTGCACGACGTTCTACTGGATCAGCGGGCGATCGACCGCCAGATATTCAACCGGGCGGCTGTCGAACAGCTCATCAGCGAACACCAGAATCAGCAATGGGATCACAGCGCCCGCCTCTGGTCGCTGCTCGTACTGGAGATGTGGTTCCGCACTTTTATCGATCCCGTTTCCATCCCCGATCATTTCCCGGAAGCAGCCCTGGTCTAA